A part of Dermacentor variabilis isolate Ectoservices chromosome 10, ASM5094787v1, whole genome shotgun sequence genomic DNA contains:
- the LOC142560311 gene encoding uncharacterized protein LOC142560311, translating to MGAAAEADTAELCPEPQRPRRFAAKYVCIAGSLVALVLLALALSYPISSLFGGKRLEDAYKNASVDENEVDDSAPDGYRPTRDGFKPDVSETEKQPPHSSAPASTTESTTTTTTAPSTTTTTQSTTTSTTTMTPETTTEQPSTEGATRRHRRSHRDAPETATAVSPTNRTSRIRPWLNRTRGPAVPGYVSYEISMRKVSVQVVYECLCPHSRRFIVSQLLPVYELLREYMHLTLLPFGRARVENGSGSSGGDGAGSNNTAAVNNGNSTEGSDGTENTNSSISTESPDSTHGSTNSSTSTNTTDADSNGRGNSSEHNSTSSPTIRCTRGSKECHANMVQTCVMRHVEETLTAVRIIACMSRHPDPHRVGRRCVEQHGLEWHLVDQCVTAEGKLLMLDMGKKTWLITASVNSTPLVRIEGEMGHVIQVEAQTNLLGLMCDRLHNRHEACRGRANGTTTAQEGLLGGDASTTAAPPRTTTLTPSTGC from the coding sequence ATGGGTGCCGCGGCTGAAGCTGACACTGCGGAATTGTGTCCGGAGCCCCAGCGGCCTCGCCGCTTCGCGGCCAAGTACGTTTGCATAGCCGGCTCTCTGGTAGCGCTCGTGCTACTCGCGTTAGCCCTGTCTTATCCGATCAGCAGCCTGTTCGGCGGAAAGCGACTGGAAGACGCTTACAAGAACGCGAGTGTCGATGAGAACGAGGTCGACGACAGTGCTCCCGATGGCTACCGACCGACTCGAGACGGATTCAAGCCGGACGTCTCGGAAACCGAAAAACAGCCGCCGCATTCTTCAGCGCCTGCGTCGACTACGGAgtcaaccaccaccaccacaactgcGCCGTCAACGACAACCACAACGCAGTCTACGACGACCAGCACGACCACGATGACCCCGGAGACCACGACGGAACAGCCCTCGACGGAGGGCGCTACCAGGAGGCACCGAAGGTCTCACCGCGACGCGCCCGAAACTGCGACGGCGGTATCGCCGACGAACCGAACGTCGAGAATCCGGCCGTGGCTCAACCGCACCAGAGGCCCCGCCGTACCCGGCTACGTTTCGTACGAGATCTCCATGAGGAAGGTCAGCGTCCAGGTGGTCTACGAGTGCCTCTGCCCGCACAGCCGCCGCTTCATCGTCTCCCAGCTGCTGCCCGTGTACGAGTTGCTGCGGGAGTACATGCACCTCACGCTTTTGCCCTTCGGCCGAGCCCGCGTCGAGAACGGTAGCGGAAGCAGCGGCGGTGACGGTGCCGGTAGCAACAACACCGCCGCCGTCAACAACGGCAACAGCACCGAGGGCTCTGACGGTACGGAGAACACAAACAGCAGCATCTCTACCGAGAGCCCCGACAGCACCCACGGCAGCACAAACAGTAGCACCAGCACAAACACCACCGACGCCGACAGCAACGGCAGGGGCAACAGCAGCGAGCACAACTCGACGTCCAGCCCCACCATCAGGTGCACCCGCGGCAGCAAGGAGTGCCACGCCAACATGGTCCAGACGTGCGTCATGAGACACGTCGAGGAGACGCTGACCGCGGTGAGGATCATCGCCTGCATGTCCCGGCACCCCGACCCGCACCGCGTCGGCCGGCGCTGTGTCGAGCAGCACGGGCTGGAGTGGCACCTGGTGGACCAGTGCGTCACCGCGGAAGGCAAGCTGCTCATGCTGGACATGGGCAAGAAGACGTGGCTCATCACGGCCAGCGTGAACAGCACGCCCCTGGTGCGGATCGAGGGCGAGATGGGCCACGTGATCCAGGTCGAGGCGCAGACCAACCTGCTGGGACTGATGTGCGACCGCCTGCACAACCGTCACGAGGCGTGTCGCGGCCGTGCGAACGGTACGACTACCGCGCAGGAGGGGCTGCTCGGAGGCGACGCCTCGACCACTGCCGCTCCGCCGCGCACCACGACTCTGACCCCGTCGACGGGCTGCTGA